A section of the Oryzias latipes chromosome 8, ASM223467v1 genome encodes:
- the LOC105358196 gene encoding zinc finger protein 628, whose translation MTKLQLLNAYLTERLAALVKEVLDVVEDTVAEYREETARARRENESLRRQLRDILLLEAETEWLRSTRSGLGFASPEQHGDLDLRPRPDEPDSTLNQPRPPPAAKAAQEQQLLQREVAPAVLPAEREVLDRTSPVPPHSSLCPPPTCAPKTLIDRPALEEDPQGAPPARVKTEPSEDKDLTESVPPGELPVEEGPGISGAEPGRQDPNRKLVQQPLDVGFIPELVHRCPRCGDAFAQAAGLRLHLEQKRKSYACDWCCKSFAQSADLRRHLRTHTGERPHRCTFCSKSFSQRGNLRRHLRIHTGERPYSCPFCCRTFSDGDTMKKHKRTHSGEKTHRCARCARTFGSAGSLQLHFKRDSCFLANA comes from the exons ATGAccaagctgcagctgctgaacgCCTACCTGACGGAGCGGCTGGCGGCGCTGGTGAAGGAGGTGCTGGACGTGGTGGAGGACACGGTGGCCGAGTACCGCGAGGAGACGGCGCGCGCGCGGCGCGAGAACGAGAGTCTGCGGCGGCAGCTGCGGGACATCCTGCTGCTGGAGGCCGAGACCGAGTGGCTGA ggTCCACCAGGTCCGGTTTGGGTTTTGCGTCTCCTGAGCAGCACGGTGACCTGGACCTCAGGCCCCGCCCAGATGAGCCAGACTCCACCCTGAACCAGCCCAGGCCGCCCCCAGCCGCCAAAGCTgcgcaggagcagcagctgctgcagcgggAGGTGGCGCCGGCCGTCCTGCCAGCGGAGCGGGAGGTGCTGGACAGAACCTCGCCTGTCCCCCCTCACTCCTCCCTGTGTCCTCCCCCCACCTGTGCTCCTAAAACCCTCATCGACCGTCCGGCGCTAGAGGAGGATCCGCAGGGAGCGCCGCCCGCTCGCGTCAAAACAGAACCGTCGGAGGACAAAGATCTCACAGAGTCGGTGCCACCGGGGGAGCTGCCCGTGGAGGAGGGGCCCGGCATCAGCGGGGCGGAGCCTGGGCGGCAGGACCCCAACAGGAAGCTGGTCCAGCAGCCGCTGGATGTGGGCTTCATCCCGGAGCTGGTGCACCGCTGCCCCCGCTGTGGCGACGCGTTCGCCCAGGCGGCCGGCCTGCGCCTCCACCTGGAGCAGAAGAGGAAGTCCTACGCCTGCGACTGGTGCTGCAAATCGTTCGCGCAGTCGGCCGACCTGCGGCGGCACCTGCGGACGCACACCGGCGAGCGGCCGCACCGCTGCACCTTCTGCTCCAAGAGCTTCAGCCAGAGGGGGAACCTGCGGCGGCACCTGCGCATCCACACCGGCGAGCGGCCGTACAGCTGCCCGTTCTGCTGCCGCACCTTCAGCGACGGCGACACCATGAAGAAGCACAAGCGCACGCACTCGGGGGAGAAGACGCACCGCTGCGCCCGCTGCGCTCGCACCTTCGGCAGCGCCGGCAGCCTGCAGCTGCACTTCAAGAGGGACTCCTGCTTCCTGGCCAACGCCTGA
- the LOC101172219 gene encoding proline-rich transmembrane protein 2, producing MATSPSAMEEPQQPISSQPEGSDSALTSQPADGEQPTEERSMEHLMVISESKESSNGVAPNMADPSPAASSVSPKLHAKPGGHVNGRPGSGSRSGSVVAGSPRPSLTRQPSAITEAAADGSKPRDYLILAILSCFCPLVPINIVALTFSVMSRNSLQQGNVDGARRLGRNAMMLSIISIIGGIAIIVAAIALNWGLILKH from the exons ATGGCCACCAGCCCCAGCGCCATGGAGGAgccccagcagccaatcagctcGCAGCCGGAGGGATCGGACTCAGCGCTGACCTCCCAGCCGGCCGATGGTGAGCAGCCAACGGAGGAGAGATCCATGGAGCACCTGATGGTGATCAGCGAGAGCAAAGAGTCCA GTAACGGCGTGGCCCCCAACATGGCCGACCCGTCCCCCGCAGCCTCCTCTGTGTCGCCCAAGCTCCACGCTAAGCCAGGCGGCCACGTTAACGGCCGTCCTGGCTCGGGCAGCCGGTCCGGCTCGGTAGTGGCGGGCTCCCCCAGGCCCTCGCTCACGCGCCAGCCCAGTGCAATCACAGAGGCCGCTGCGGACGGATCCAAGCCCCGGGATTACCTGATCCTCGCCATCCTGTCCTGCTTCTGCCCGCTGGTCCCCATCAACATCGTGGCGCTCACCTTCTCTGTGATG TCCCGGAACAGCCTCCAGCAGGGGAACGTGGACGGAGCTCGCCGACTGGGCCGGAACGCCATGATGCTGTCCATCATCTCCATTATAGGAGGAATCGCCATCATCGTCGCAGCCATCGCCCTCAACTGGGGCT TGATTCTAAAACACTGA